In Peptococcaceae bacterium, one genomic interval encodes:
- a CDS encoding DUF2590 family protein → MSNEQLGTDISLVDMDFVVKADGDIDMVSGRECLAQDLKHMVLSDAGIQQYLKDEATEINKLDFQQAIVMLLETDPRVVPGTAACEVSTWERDNIQATASFQPIDDGNPMNLVLGYDLTGFTVEVLTGG, encoded by the coding sequence ATGAGCAACGAGCAGCTTGGAACAGACATTTCCCTGGTTGACATGGATTTTGTAGTCAAAGCTGATGGTGATATTGACATGGTCAGTGGCCGGGAGTGTCTGGCCCAGGATTTAAAACATATGGTTCTCTCGGACGCTGGCATCCAGCAGTACCTTAAGGATGAAGCGACAGAAATTAACAAACTGGACTTCCAGCAGGCTATTGTTATGCTTCTGGAGACGGATCCGCGGGTGGTACCCGGTACCGCAGCCTGTGAAGTATCTACCTGGGAACGGGACAACATACAGGCTACGGCTAGTTTTCAGCCAATAGATGATGGTAACCCCATGAACCTAGTGCTGGGATATGATTTGACAGGCTTTACAGTGGAGGTGTTGACCGGTGGTTGA
- a CDS encoding baseplate J/gp47 family protein — MVDWKAILGWKDKTTLEAEVYESYRQSGGKVTNFNAYGVFRRLVGACLQGVADLWNLLLIVIPQGFASTASGTWLDRKCADVGITRFAAVKTQGNLIFGRNSTTGNVRIQPGVMIKTEVLPDGKELRYIATNTESIILPDGNAEISVPVIAEYAGSAYNVGAGKITQLVTYVSGIDYVTNNADWITQEGTDEETDEALRERYQLKWEELSEGGTDAAYISWARSIAGVRDVSVDSDHPRGQGTVDVTIASESGAPTQNLIDQVQAYIDTKKPNVANVLVKGSNQVPVNLNITLQLPADEGDIATTQAEGEARYAALFTKSQTYYDMGIKPFRISESLYRARLTSIGMGISPVVNVVITQPAADVIASAGDLLVAGTINVTVERVA, encoded by the coding sequence GTGGTTGATTGGAAAGCCATACTGGGCTGGAAAGATAAAACCACTTTGGAGGCGGAAGTCTATGAAAGTTACCGCCAAAGTGGTGGAAAAGTTACAAACTTCAATGCTTACGGAGTATTCAGACGCTTAGTAGGAGCCTGCCTCCAGGGTGTGGCTGACCTTTGGAATCTTCTTCTTATTGTGATTCCTCAGGGCTTTGCTTCCACAGCATCCGGAACCTGGCTGGATAGAAAATGCGCCGACGTGGGCATAACCAGGTTTGCGGCAGTCAAAACCCAAGGCAATCTTATCTTTGGCAGGAACAGCACTACCGGGAACGTGCGGATCCAGCCGGGGGTTATGATCAAGACCGAAGTTCTGCCGGATGGCAAGGAACTAAGATATATTGCTACTAACACCGAGTCAATCATTCTGCCGGATGGCAACGCTGAAATATCGGTGCCGGTGATTGCCGAATATGCCGGGTCAGCCTATAACGTGGGGGCCGGGAAGATTACTCAACTTGTTACGTACGTAAGCGGGATTGATTATGTAACAAATAACGCTGACTGGATTACTCAGGAGGGCACCGATGAGGAAACGGACGAAGCCCTCCGGGAAAGGTACCAGCTCAAATGGGAGGAGCTTTCCGAAGGTGGAACAGATGCCGCTTATATCTCCTGGGCTCGCAGTATTGCCGGGGTTCGTGACGTTTCCGTGGATTCTGACCATCCTAGAGGGCAGGGTACGGTAGATGTAACAATCGCCTCAGAATCAGGAGCACCTACCCAGAATCTAATAGACCAGGTTCAAGCCTATATAGACACGAAAAAACCGAATGTCGCAAATGTTTTGGTAAAAGGATCTAATCAGGTTCCTGTGAATCTTAATATCACTCTTCAGCTGCCGGCTGATGAAGGTGATATCGCAACCACTCAAGCTGAAGGCGAAGCAAGATATGCGGCATTGTTTACAAAAAGCCAGACCTATTATGACATGGGCATTAAGCCTTTCCGGATTAGTGAATCCCTGTACAGGGCCAGGCTGACTTCTATCGGGATGGGAATATCACCGGTAGTAAACGTTGTCATCACCCAGCCTGCAGCTGATGTCATCGCCAGCGCCGGTGATCTGCTCGTTGCCGGGACAATAAACGTCACAGTGGAAAGGGTGGCATAA
- a CDS encoding phage tail protein produces the protein MSFGEYIWSLLPLPFRKVGSDIYLLFQAIGAKLEELKQAFFQIRRAWIIDTAPGWALDLHGMDRRMPRLPGESDDVYRLRLQSARTIYAMGGTDTGLIESLAQIGFTATIYNLYNEDPLRWAEMNITAQGNISQPLSLPTIESLKKTLKVTKAAHAKIAILILSYRISTRQNYRAKGTETMVFNQKVSYPPGNIILDGSKVLDGSWQLNSKSAAITITSIPV, from the coding sequence ATGAGCTTTGGAGAATACATTTGGTCTCTTCTTCCTTTGCCGTTTCGGAAGGTGGGTTCTGACATCTATCTATTGTTTCAGGCAATCGGGGCAAAACTGGAGGAATTAAAACAAGCATTTTTTCAGATCCGCCGGGCCTGGATAATAGATACTGCTCCCGGATGGGCGCTGGATCTCCACGGCATGGACAGGAGGATGCCCCGGCTGCCGGGGGAGTCGGATGATGTGTACCGGCTTCGGCTGCAGTCGGCCAGGACTATCTACGCCATGGGCGGTACGGATACTGGACTAATAGAATCCTTAGCCCAGATTGGATTTACAGCTACCATCTATAACCTATACAATGAGGATCCGCTTAGATGGGCTGAAATGAACATAACGGCGCAAGGCAACATCAGCCAGCCTCTTTCTCTGCCTACGATTGAGTCATTAAAAAAGACCTTAAAGGTGACAAAGGCCGCCCATGCGAAGATAGCGATACTGATATTGAGTTACAGGATTAGCACTAGACAGAATTATCGAGCTAAGGGCACTGAGACCATGGTATTTAATCAGAAAGTAAGTTATCCACCTGGTAATATCATATTAGACGGCAGTAAGGTTTTGGATGGCAGCTGGCAACTTAACTCCAAGTCTGCAGCTATAACAATTACATCAATCCCTGTATAG
- a CDS encoding phage tail protein — MSYYIVTTTNARNKLARARKGEIPIPTITNMVFGTGGHNPGDTNTPVPPTPDDTALETQVLSKAVTQTIINQTTLRHMAEILDSDNLNGTIITEAGLIDNDGDLVVRATFSGKLKEAGFNLRHEIDELF; from the coding sequence ATGTCTTATTATATTGTGACAACGACAAACGCCAGGAATAAGCTGGCACGGGCAAGAAAAGGGGAAATCCCAATACCAACAATCACTAATATGGTGTTTGGCACCGGCGGACATAACCCCGGGGACACAAATACTCCAGTCCCGCCTACTCCGGATGATACAGCGCTGGAAACCCAGGTTTTATCCAAAGCAGTGACCCAGACAATCATCAATCAGACCACATTGAGGCATATGGCCGAGATACTTGATAGCGACAACCTCAACGGTACAATTATTACCGAGGCTGGGCTTATTGATAATGATGGTGACCTGGTTGTCAGGGCCACTTTTTCAGGGAAGCTTAAAGAAGCTGGATTCAACCTGAGACATGAAATTGATGAATTATTCTAA